One part of the Plasmodium yoelii strain 17X genome assembly, chromosome: 13 genome encodes these proteins:
- a CDS encoding tRNA guanosine-2'-O-methyltransferase, putative — protein MSYLIWFSSHNKYDELKILELKSLLETFGYYCNISLNGEELNLKKNKYAGETYIKINKLKENISIENIWENVLSRSILIKGVVEIWGEGETYDELLANLKAKNDLFESTLNNKKWCFHFHAYGKIINQEEKVKKMDMFNIYVEKYKNIDILNPHVQLAIFEEYDKESKGILNKIYFGKCIALRKFNPLLIYNKDKNEHACSSYKKECDNCNNDVNEKKKIENNNRKTWWAHYALNKRRILGPTTTDNELAFIMCNIAKIKKGDIVLDPFVGSGGLLIASSVFNAICIGNDIDIRLLKGYKLSYLNPHMKHKSNKKTIFENFKQYNLNSPEILVSDNSNPVWNFFHKPWIDAIVTDPPYGNRATVRMSIKTENPKKTNKIENENSRNITNDSISNNYGDALQNNSNYIGNSEANDNIIVSNSISEPSNNDKLSKAKSLINTKTVTYSCALAVKDLLTIASKTLVDNGMLVFLFPVQFETMQEEMEILKHEDFYLISYGMQEFTDYSGRLIVAMQRKPRIY, from the coding sequence ATGTCATATCTGATTTGGTTTAGCAgtcataataaatatgacgAATTAAAAATACTTGAATTAAAATCGTTGCTAGAAACTTTTGGTTATTATTGTAACATATCCTTAAATGGGGAggaattaaatttaaaaaaaaataaatatgcgggagaaacatatataaaaataaataaactaaAGGAAAATATTTCAATTGAAAATATATGGGAAAATGTCTTATCAAGAAgtattttaataaaaggTGTTGTTGAAATATGGGGGGAAGGGGAAACGTATGATGAACTATTAGCAAATTTAAAAGcaaaaaatgatttatttgaaagtactttaaataataaaaaatggtgtTTTCATTTCCATGCATatggtaaaataataaatcaagaagaaaaggtaaaaaaaatggatatgtttaatatttatgtagaaaaatataaaaatatagatatattaaatCCACATGTTCAATTAGCCATATTTGAAGAATATGATAAAGAATCTAAAggaattttaaataaaatttattttggtAAATGTATTGCTCTGAGGAAGTTTAAtccattattaatttataataaagataaaaatgaacatgcTTGTAGtagttataaaaaagaatGCGATAATTGTAACAATGatgttaatgaaaaaaaaaaaattgaaaataacaATAGGAAAACATGGTGGGCCCATTATGCTCTAAATAAAAGGCGTATATTAGGACCAACTACAACTGATAATGAATTAGCTTTTATTATGTGTAATAttgcaaaaataaaaaaaggagaTATAGTATTAGATCCTTTTGTTGGTTCAGGAGGATTACTAATTGCATCTTCTGTTTTTAATGCAATATGTATAGGTAATGATATCGACATAAGATTATTAAAAGGTTATAAATTATCTTATTTAAACCCTCACATGAAAcataaaagtaataaaaaaacaatatttgaaaattttaaacAATATAATCTAAACAGTCCAGAAATATTAGTATCTGATAATTCTAATCCTGTTTGGAACTTTTTTCATAAACCATGGATTGATGCTATAGTAACAGACCCCCCATATGGAAATAGAGCAACTGTTCGTATGTCTATAAAAACAGAAAACCCCAAAAAAACGAATAAAAtcgaaaatgaaaattcCAGGAATATAACTAATGACAGtatttctaataattatggAGATGCTCTCcaaaataatagtaactaTATTGGGAATTCAGAAGctaatgataatattattgtttCTAATTCTATTAGTGAACctagtaataatgataaattgAGCAAAGCAaaatcattaataaataCTAAAACAGTTACCTATTCTTGCGCCTTAGCTGTAAAAGATCTTCTAACTATCGCCTCGAAAACACTTGTTGACAATGGTAtgcttgtttttttatttccagtGCAATTTGAAACAATGCAAGAAGAAATGGAAATACTAAAACATGaggatttttatttaatatcatATGGTATGCAAGAGTTTACCGATTACTCTGGTAGGCTCATAGTTGCAATGCAAAGGAAACCTAGAATTTATTAA